The following are encoded together in the Capsicum annuum cultivar UCD-10X-F1 unplaced genomic scaffold, UCD10Xv1.1 ctg79526, whole genome shotgun sequence genome:
- the LOC124895068 gene encoding secreted RxLR effector protein 161-like has product MSPSTSLDSTSGKDVDENTYRGMIGSLLYLTVSGPDILFSVCKYARFQSAPKESHLIVVKRIIRFLIGTQDTGLWHPCSYYFDLIGYSDADFAGNKNDRKSTSGTCQILRNALISWHSKKQTSFALSTTEVKYIVVRGCATQNL; this is encoded by the coding sequence ATGAGTCCATCCACAAGTCTTGATTCAACATCTGGAAAAGACGTTGATGAAAATACATATAGGGGAATGATTGGATCACTCCTCTACTTGACCGTCAGTGGACCAGACATCCTGTTCAGTGTATGTAAGTATGCAAGGTTCCAATCAGCTCCTAAAGAGTCTCATCTGATTGTCGTCAAAAGAATTATTCGATTTCTCATTGGAACACAGGATACTGGACTGTGGCACCCTTGCTCCTATTATTTTGACTTAATTGGATATTCAGACGCTGATTTTGCAGGTAATAAGAATGATAGAAAAAGCACTAGTGGAACATGCCAAATTCTTCGTAATGCCTTAATTTCATGGCATAGCAAGAAGCAAACTTCATTTGCTCTATCAACAACGGAAGTCAAATACATAGTCGTTAGAGGTTGTGCTACTCAAAATTTATGA